The DNA sequence TTACGCGGGGGAGGAGAGGATCGGCTCAGTGACTAGCGGGACGTTCAGCCCAACTGTGGGGAAGGGCATAGGTATGGCTTACGTGTTGAAGGAGCACTCTGATGTAGGGAGGGAACTTCTGGTTGGGGAGGAAAGGAAACTGAAGGTAAGTATATCGAAGATGCCCTTCTACGATGAGAGCATCTACGGTTGGAAAAGAACTACTTCAGCTTCCCTAGGACTACATGGCTGACGGTCTTCGCGAGCCTTCTAGTCTCAACTATCCTCACGAAATCCCCATCGTTGACCTCTAAGCAAGGTGGTAAGTGCGCATGGATCTTATTGCGCCTTCTCTCGTACCTCTTATACTTCTTGTTATAATGGAGGTACTCTATGAGTACACTAACGGTTCTCGTCATTTTCGTGCTAACGACCCTCCCCTCGAGGATAGCGTTCCTTAAGGATATATTGCCGTGCCAAGGACATTTGTCATCATTGCAACTACCCTCAGGAGGTGTTATCCCTCTCACCAATTCCTCAGATATCTTCCTCATACCTTCTTCACCCTCTCCTCCGGTCTCCCTATTAACCTATCCCCCAACACTACTACTGAGCTACCATCATCGACCCTAAATAAAAATAGTCTAGAGCCCTTAGCTATCACGGATCTCTTACCCTCTCTACCGATGATGAGGCAATTCCTCGTCTCCAAGATAACCCTACCTTTAATACCCATCTCATGGATATTCGGTGAATGAATGACTTCTACCTCCAACCCAATGAGCTCATGGACGAGTATATTGCCTGCTCTCACGGGGCCTATACCTTCACACCTCTCTCCCTCAGGATGGTCAGTATCCTAGCCCTCTCCCTCCTTAGAGCTCTCCTCAAATGCGTCTTTTCGGTAGCACCCATCAACCTCTTCGTTTCATTCAAGAATATGTCCCTCTCGATTTCTCTCAGTCTTTCGAGAAGCTCATCGGAATCCATTCCCCTAAGTTCATCAAGCTTGCTCGGACTCATCCCTTTCCACCTCACCAGCCACCTCCAACTCCTCCTCAAGCTCCTCCGGTATTTCTATGCTCTCCGACTCTGATAAGGACTCCACTTCAGACCTTATCCTCTCCCTTATCTCCTCTATAGCTTCCTCCTTAACTATCACAGCATCCGGGCCCCTCACACCTGGCTTGACTATCCTCACTCTCACCCCTATCATGCCTTGAGGCATTAACACATGCTTCACAGCATACTCAACGTTTTCAACGTAATCTTGACCGCACTTGTATATCACCCCATCCCTGAACCTCTCCTCCCTAGCCCTCTGGCTCCCAAACTTTCCAGAGAGCCTTATCTCGACGCCCTTAGCTCCAGCGGCCATCACTCTCCTCAGGGCTGAGTAAGCTACCTTCTTGTACCTCTCGCCCTTAGCGATCCTCCTGGCTATGTAGCTAGCTACTATTCTAGCGCTCAAGAAGGGCTCATCTACCTTTTTCGTTTGGATATAGGGGTTCTGTATTCCGAGCTCCTCTCGCAGAATGTCGCTGATCCTCTTAGATGTCCTCCCACCTCTACCGATGATCACACCCGGGCTCTCCACGTAGACCGTTATTATGTCCCTTATAGGAGTAGAGGATATTTCTACGCAATGGAACCCAGCCTTATCGGATAACCTCTCCATGAATTCGTGAAGCTTGTACTTCACGATGCCCTCCTGAACGAGCTTCTTGTAGATAGGCATCGATCTTGAGGAACTCATCACTCACCCTCCTCCCTCTCCTCGAGAACTATCTCAACATGCACAAGCTGCTCTACCTTTGGAGTAGCTCTCCCGTAAGCCCTAGGGAAGAAACGCCTTAGCTTCATCCCCATTTGAGCTGCAGCATGCTTCACGTAGAGGCTATCTGGATCCAGATCTTTATTCATGGCGTTGTGCTCGGCGCTTTTAAGGATCTTCTTAACGAGCTTAGCAGCCTTAACAGGATATCTTCCAGCTTTGAACGTAGATAGACCCCTCCTGTGCGGTACTCCCCCATTGTACCTCCTGAACGGGATGGGCCGCTTGAGGGAAATAACTTCATCAAGTATTTCGTATGCCTCAGAGAGTTTCTTGCCTCTTATCTCCCTCAGTAACTCCACCATCTCCTTAAAGGATACTCTGAGGTCTCTTCCAGAGGCCATGGCTTCTTTTTCACCCTGAGCAGCGTACGAGTATCCCCAGCTAGGCAACCTTTACACCTCTCTTGGGGAGCTGCGATCAACCTTTATAAAAATACCACTTCAGTCTCGAGGCACTACTGTAGGGTATAAGAGGGAATTGGTGGTTCTATTTCTCAGACTCCCCCCTAACTTTCGAGGATCCGCTTCTCACTCTCCAAAAGATGTATGAGCCCACTACGATCGGTGGTATTGAGGCCAACAGTATCAGCTGCGGGGTGATGTAGACCTCCGCGCGTTTCACCACTATAGTGAGGGACTTACCATCCTTCTGCAGCTGGGGAACAAACTCCCAGAGGGCGTTGTTCCACAAGATCACCTTGGGTGCTAAGTTAGCACCCATTATCTGCATGGATGCGCTCGTGAAATTGACCCAGAGGTTACAGGCAATGTCATCAGGTAGTAGATAGGTAAGGGGGCTGAGATCCAATATGTAATAATCTCCGCTGCTGCTCCTCTTTAGTTCCAATGGTAAAGTTTCAGCGCTCACCTCATAACTCACCACAAGAGTTCCCGTAGCCTCTAAGGTCTCGCTAGTGTAAGACACTGAGAGACTCTTGATCCTGCCTAAGTTCGATGATGCTGAGGCCGTGGCTACTATCCCGGTGAAGCTTATATCGGGAAGACCCCTGTAAGTCACGTTAAGGAAATCCCACCTGAGACCGTAAAGAACGAGCGTTTTCCTACCGTAGAAGAAGCTCATCATATCGAGTACGGTCGAGTTACTCAAGTAACCCAGGGAAACTGCTCTCCTGAGGAAGTTAGCTCTATTAGTCGGATCCCCGTATTGAGGGTAAAATAAGAACCTGTAAGTCCCTCTAAGCCCAGCAGGAGTTTGGTTCATCGTTAAATTTCCTCTGAAGTTCATCCAGTTGAAGATAGGAGCCTTCAGAGTGTTCGTATAGAAGAGAGTCTCATCTCCGCTCAAGGTCCTGTAAACGCTTGCTTTCAGAGTGGCGGATAGGTCCTCCCTCACCTGAATTGAGGCTACAGGCATGGGGTATGCGGATTGTAAGGTTCCGGCTTGACCGATCAGTATCACCGCGAGGATCGCTATAGCGAGGAGCTTGGGCCTCATCGATTACACCTCTTTCGAACGCTCCGGAAATCACCTTATTTAAATTCTCCTACACTCAGATATCGTGAATGCCCTCAAGGAGAGGTATCCTACTATCTGTATTTTACTCTGGAGATGAAAAGTCCGCTATAATGAAATTTTATGATGCAGATAGCGGCGAAATTTTTTCCATAAAGGATAACACTGATCATAAACCTTACCTTCTCACAGACGCTCCTGAGGAGAAGTTACCCGAACTGCTCTCTGAGTTCTCATCTAGGATACACTCGATCTCCAAGGTGAGGAAGTACGATGTGTTGAGGGATGCTGAGGTTGAGCTGACCAAAGTGGAGGCTAAGGATCCATTAGCGATAGGAGGCTCACCTAAGAACATGAGGGACACGCTGATGAAATTGGGGTACAGCGTCTGGGAGGCGAGGATAAAGTACTACGATTGCTTCACCTTTGACAGGAACCTCGTCCCCGGATCGCTCTACGAGGTGGATGATTACGGGAACTTGAGGAGAGTATCTGCTGATGCGTCGAGCGAGGATATAGGGAGCTCAAATGAGGAGGTAAGGGATATTCTGATTTCAATGATACCCCTGTTCGATGAACCCTCTCCTAAGCTGCCTAGTGCAGCCTTGGATATAGAAGTGCTCTCCCCTTTAGATAAGATCCCAGATCCTAAGGAGCCGGATAAACCTGTCGCGGCAGCGGCCATAGTCGATAGTCTCGGTAGGAGGGAGGTACATATCCTTCACAGAGGAGGTAAATTACCTGAGGAACTGCCTGATGGCACTAAAATAATGGCTTATGAGAGCGAGGGAAGACTTATAAGGAATGTACTGGACAGGATAAGTGAGTACCCTCTCTTATTCACTTATAACGGAGATAACTTCGATCTCCCTTATCTAGCTAGAAGGGCTAAGGAGCTGGGTGTGAGCGATAGACCCATCAGACTGGAGAGGGATCGGGCGATACTCGATACGGGCATACACATAGACCTCTACAAATTATTCAGTAACAAATCAATACAAGTCTACGTCTTCAATAATAAGTACGCTGGATACACTCTAGATGAAGTCGCAGAAGCTCTATTAGGGGAGAGGAAGATAGAACTCGAGGTTAGGGACTTCTACTCACTGGAGTCAGTTACTCTAGCGGAGTATTGTCTCAGGGACGCTGAACTCACCTTCAAGCTCGGGAACATAGGGTCGGGGGAGTTAGTTAGGTTGCTCTTCCTCTTCGCCAGAATAAGTAAGATGTCATTGGAGGAAGTGTCTAGGCAGGGAGTTTCCTCTTGGATCAGGAACATGATATTCTTCGAATATAGGAGGAGGAACTGGCTGATCCCGGAGAGGGAGGAAATAATGGCTGTCAGGGGAGAGAGGACTTACTCTCAAGCGATCATTAAGGGAAAGAAGTACATGGGAGCGATAGTGTTGGAGCCCGTGCCAGGCATACACTTCGATGTAGCGGTCATGGACTTCGCGAGCTTGTATCCATCTATCATAGGTCACTGGAGAGTCAGCTTTGAGACGATAAATTGCCCTCACGAGGAGTGCAGATCGAACAGACCCGTGGAAGACCTTCCGCACTGGATATGCTTGAAGGGTAAGGGTGTAGTTCCTTACGTGATTCAGGCACTCAGGGATCTGAGGGTGAGGAGGTATAAAAGGAGAGCAAAGGAGGAGAAGAATGAGTACCTGAGGGAGTGGTTCGACACGGTCCAAAGGAGTCTCAAAGTGTTCTTAAACGCTTCCTATGGGGTCTTTGGCTTCGAGAACTTCCCCCTCTACTCACCTCCAGCTGCTGAGATGATAACGGCCTTAGCCAGGAAGGCGATGCTCTTATCGATAGAGGAGGCGCGTAGGATGGGACTCAAGGTGATATACGGGGATACTGACAGCCTCTTCATAAGAGGCGCGACTCAGGAGCAGATCGATGAGCTGGAGCGGAGGGTGGAGGAGAAGCTCGGGATAGACTTGGAGTTAGATAAGTGGTACAGGTACGTAGTCTTCTCTAAGTTGAAGAAGAACTACTTAGGTGTGACTAGGGACGGTGTTGTGGAGGTCAAAGGGCTGCTCGGAAAGAAGAGGAACATACCAATATTCGTTAAGAAAGCATTCAATGAGGTGATAGAGATACTCTCGAGCGTCAACAGCCCTGAGGACTTCTCGAACGCGAGAAGGAGGATAGAAGATACCATAAGGAGTTACGTGAGGAGACTGGAGTTAGGCGATTATGAGATCGAGGAACTAGCATTTAGGTGCATGTTGGGTAAGAGCCCTGAGGATTACGTGAAGACCACACCTCAGCATGTGAAGGTAGCTAAGATACTTGAGAGGATGGGCAAGCGTATTGAAGCGGGTCAGGTGATAAAGTACGTTAAGGTCAGCGGGAAGGACGGTGTGATGCCGATAGAGCTAGCGAATAAGTCTCAGATAGACAAGGATAAGTACCTAGAGATAATGAGGACGACCTTTGAGCAGATATTGAACGCTCTAGATATAGATTTTGATGAGATAATTAAGGAAAGAAAAGTATCAAGCCTTGATGAATTCTTCTAACTTCTTCTTCACTCTCTCGCTTACTATGGCTCCATCTATTCTCCCCCTCACAACGCTCATTACCTCTCCCATTACCATACTGAAGGCCCTGCTTCCTCTCTCCGAGATTCTATCCCTCAATCTCTCCAAGACAGAGTCTATCACGGAATCCAACTCCTCTAAGCTTATAGAATGACCTCTCACGTAATCGTAGACGCTTGAGAAACTCCCCCTGGATATCCCCCTAAGTACCTCAGGTACAGCTTCCTTAGCGAGTTTACCCTCACCTATAAGTCTAAAGATCTCCTCCAAGTGACCTTCTGAGATCCTCTCAACTCTCTCATCCTCTCTCCTCAGCATTTTTATCGTGGACGTTAGCGTAGAGGCCGTGAAGCTCGCGGGTGCTCCGTAAGCCACTAGCCTCTTGAAGAGCTCCACCTTCCCATCATCGTATAGCTCCCAAGCCAACTCGCTATTTATCCCGTAATTCTCAACTAGTTCCCTTACTATATCCTCAGGCATTCTCGGCAATCTCTTAATCCTAGCGACTATAGGGGCTGTCTTAACCGGTAGCACGTCGGTCTCAGGATACATCCTAGCCGATCCCGGCATGGGTCTCATGAATGAGGTATTACCATCGGATAGGGCTCTTCTAGTCTCACTGGGGACTCCCCTAACAGCTGCTTTAAGCCTAGATCTCACTGACTCTAGGGCTAATAAAGAGGTCACTTTCTGACCGAAGACAAGTACGAAAGAATCATCATCTTGGCATAGTAGTCTCTCCCTGATCATTTTAACGTCCTCATCGCTTATACCGTAACTCGGTAACTCATCCCCATGGATGATCCCCTTGACACCACCGAATACCTTAGCGTAATCCGCTAGCTCGGTCCCGAACCTCCTCCCCGGCTGAACTTCCCGGCCTATCAACCCCCTCATACCTCTCACTCTCATCCCGAAAACCCTATCCCCCTTAGAGATCGCCCCCTCTATCAGCCGGGACTTCTTACCCAGGAAGATGTCAGTTATATCTTCAACTGGATCCGAGAAGTAGCTCTCACGGATTCCTCGATGTTCTAATTCCTCCTTGATCCTCAAGAGATTCTGCTGTCGAGATATCTCCCTCCTAACTATCTCCGGTATAAGCTCCAGCTCCTGTATCCCCTTTATCTCCTGCCTAGCCCCTCCCTCTATGGAGATGTTTATGTCCTGCCTTATGGTTCCGATCCCCCTCTGCACCCTACCCGTCGCCCTGAGTATTCTCCCTATCCTCAGAGCGGCCTCCATCGCTTGTTCAGGGTGCCACACGTCAGGCGAGGTGGCTATCTCAACCAGGGGGATCCCTAATCTATCCAGCTTGTACTTCGCGAACTCAGAAGTACTTTCTACTATGAACGCGGATTCCTCCTCCAAACAGAGGGTTTCTAATCCTACCTTTCCCTTAGAAGTGTCTATATAACTTTTTTCTCCTCTTAGGGCAACTAAAGCCGTTCTCTGGAATCCGGTGGTATTACTACCATCGATCACAATCTTCCTCATAACGTGAACCTCATCAACAGGTTTCATGTTGAGCATTAGAGCTATCTCTATCGCTATCTCCAAAGCCTCATCATTTATGGGGAGCGGTGGTGCTTCGTCAACTTCTATCTCGCAGGTAGTATCGTAATACACTCCATAGAAGAAGTCCCTCTTCCTTAAGGACTCGAACTTAGCTGCTGGATCTATAAACCCTAACTCGCTGTAAGAGATATTCAAGTTCCTTCTTATCCATTGGTGGGGCTCTTCGTCCCTCAGAGTTGAGGGGCAATTGCAGAAGAGCTTGTGGGAGTCCAGTCTCTGATGAATCTCAAGGCCCACTCTCAAACCGATGCTCTTGTAGAATTCCTCTTCCAAGAGATCACCTCCAGCAAGGTGGGAAGGTGTTGATGGGGATCCGAGACCCTATCTCCCCAGCTAGGTTAGTCAACATGAGTCTTCTGATCTCCTCGAGTTCCTGAGTATGCCCCAGAACGAACATAAGTTTCACGAGGGAGACCTCAGGAAGCATATCCATAGCAGGTATGGCACCAGCTTCTAGGAGCCTTCTCCCTGTCTCATAGACCTTCAAGTCAACCCTTCCGAACAGACACTGGGATGATATTACTACGGGTACTCCGTCTCTAACGAGTTCGCGTACCTCAGGTATCACATGCTTGGGTACGTGGCCCAACCCAGTGCCCGCTATGACGATCCCCCCGAACATCGCCTTAAGTGAGCTTAGGTAACCTGAAGGTATCCCGGGCCAGACTTGAACGAGAGCTACCTTATCATAAAGTCTATCATCGAGAGTAACTTCACTAACTCCCTCCTTCCTCCTTCTGAAGCTATTGGAGATCAACTCGATTGAATCACGACTCACCTTAGCTAGCGGTGGTTCGTTCACTGAAACGAAAGCGTCCCTCCTCGATGTATGCATTTTCCTCGCTCTCACCCCTCTCAGGACATAAGCGTAATCATCCGAGGGACTCGAGTGCATCACTATGACGGATTCCGCTATCGGTCCCTGGGCAGCTAATCTAGCGGCAGCTACCACGTTCATAACGGCATCCGTTGATGGTCTATCCACCGATCTCTGAGAACCCACTAAGATGACGGGCTTATCGAGACCTCTGAGCATGAAAGCAAGTGCTGATGCCGTGTAATGCATTGTATCAGTACCATGAGCTATGATTACGCCCTCCGATCCCCTCTTAAGCTCTCTCTCCACGACTCTGGCTATCTCCTTCCAGTGGTCGGGAGTCAGGTTCTCGCTGAACTCAGCGAACAACTTCACGTAATCTATGTTCGCTATATCAGCTAGCTCCGGTATCAAGTCGAGCAACTCCTCGGGTCTCTCATGAGATATGACGGCACCCGTTGAGTAGTCCACTCTCGAAGTTATCGTGCCTCCGGTGACCACCAACGGTACCCTGGGCAATCCCTCCCTGTAGCTCAGCTCCGGAACGGATGTCTCCCTCCTCTCCCCCTTTGAGACCAGCTCGAACTCAGCCCCCTTTATGTTGATGCCCACGTTGTACCCGTTATCGAGCTTGAGTATGACATGCTCATCATCGAGTATCTCAGGTCTGGGTATGAGGATACCCTCGAAAACGTAGCGGTCCTTCCTCACCCTCACCCTATCGAAGTCCTCTATGCCCAAGCTGGAGAGTATTTCCCCAACCCTTCCCCTGTAGTGCAGCATCAAGGGATACCTCAACGCACATTAAAAAAGTGGGGGGAGAAGGGGTTAATCGCTCTTTATCAATGGTCTGAACTTGTAAGCATAAGCTATTATCCCGGATTCCCCGCTCACCCTCACTTTCCTGAGTACCATCTCGACATCCATGCCCTCAGTGACTTGAGAAGGATCGATATCGGTTAACTGGCTAAGGAGCATCGTCCCATCCTCTAATCTCACGAGAGCCACTACGTAAGGTGTGTAGTACTCGTAACCCCTAGGTGCATTCCATACCACGGAGTAATTCACCACTTTACCTCTCCTAGGGAGCTGCTTCGTGACGACATCTCTGGATCCACAAGAAGGACAGACGTCCTCCTTAGGAAGCATCGTATGGCCGCAGTTCTTACAAATACCCCCCTCCAGCCTATACCTAGCTGGTATCTCCCTCCAGTGGGAGGGAACGCTCACCCAGTAGGCCCACAAGATCTCACACTCCCTCCACTAGATGAACCACGGAGTTGCTGCCCAATCCTCCGATGCTAAGGACTAGGGCCCTTCTCGCGCCACTCACCTGCCACCCCTGGGCCCTTCCCGCTAGCTGGAGGTAAGCCTCGGCCAACTGGTAGATAGCTGTAGCGCCAACAGGGTCTCCCCTAGCCTTGGATCCACCCTCTGGGTTAACTGGGATCGGTCCATCCCTCCTCGCCTCACCTTCCCTGAAGAGCTTGTAGGCCTCTCCCCTGCGGGCTAACCCAAGCTCCTCTACAGCTATGTAACCTAGGACGCTCGAGTACTCCTCTATACTGTAGAAATCTGGCTTAAATTCACTTACCTTCGAAAGAGCTCTTTCTAAAGCTGCTCTAATGGAGGGCATTTCCACGATGGAGCTCCTGCTGTATAGAGAAATTCTATCCGTAGCTTGTCCGAATGAGACGATCTTAGCGTTACCGTTAGGCCCCTCCTCCCTCGACGATATGATCAGGGCAGCGGCACCGTCAGCGAGACCGGGCACGTCCATCATGCTCAGGGGCTCAGCTAGTAAGGGAGACGACATGTATGTGTTCAGATCTATCTTAAATCTATACTGGGCATGCGGCGTATCCACAGCGTTCTCATGCATGATGATCGGAAAGTGAGAGAAGTCCTCCCTGTTAATACGGTACCTCTTCATGTACTCCCTCATCACCAGGGCGTGCATGGAGTCCAGGGTCGCCCCGTGGAAAGCCTCGTACTCGGAGTCTATGAGTGTTGAGACAGCGGTATTGGAGTCCTCGAGCGATGTGTAATCCGTCATCTTCTCGACTCCTACGACTAGGACCCTTTGAGCCTCACCGCTCCTTATCAGAGAGTTAGCTACGATGACTGCAGCAGCTCCAGAAGCGTTAGCTGCCTCTACCTTTAATGCAGGCACTCCTGCTATCCCTAAATGGGAAGCGACGTAAGAGCCTAGGTTCTCCTGCCCGTTTATGACTCCTGAGAGCGAGTTAGATACGACCAGGTAATCCACAGGAACTTCACCGGCATCTCTCAAAGCAGCTAGCGCTACCTCAGTAACTAAGTTCCTCAAGGACTTTTCCCAGTGATCCCCGACCTTCAGGACACCTGCGCCTATTATGAAGACCATTCTATCACCTCAATATCCGCTGAAATCGTGTAACATCCTTATCATCCTCCTGTACCTAGCGTAAATAGCGTAATCAACGTACTCCTTCCTAGAGACATAATCCATCGTCTTCGGAGCTAGATCCTGAACGGCCTCTATCCCCTCCCGGGTCTCTATATGGAAAGCATCGCTACCAGCACCGGATCCGAAGGAGACGACTAAGATCCTCTGTCCGGGCTTCGCTTGGTCCAGTACTGCAGCCAGACCTACTAGGGCTGATCCACTGTACGTGTTCCCTATGAAAGGGGTCACCAATCCCGGCTTTATTTTATCAGGGGTGAACCCCAACCTAGTACCCACCCTCAGTGGGAACTTACCGTTCGGCTGGTGGAAGATGGCGTAATCGTAGTCCTCAGGCTTAGTCCCCATTAGGCTCATCAACTCCTTAGCTGCGGATATTATGTGTCTGAAGTAAGCGGGCTCTCCTGTGAAAGCCCTCGTGTGAGCAGGGTAGTGCTCATGCTGCCTCCTCCAGAAATCAGGGGTATCTGTGACGTAGGAGAGAGAGGATTCTATGACAGCTACGGATTCGCTAGAAGGTCCTAAAATGTAAGCAGCTCCTCCTGCAGAAGCTGTATACTCTAAAGCATCTCCAGGAGCTCCTTGTGCGGTATCGGCCCCTACAGCAAGTCCGTAATCTATCATCCCAGATCCTACTAATCCGATAACGGATTGAATAGCTTCAGTTCCCGCTTTACACGCGAACTCGTAATCAGCCCCTGTAGTGAGCCTCCTCGGTCCTCCGGCGCCGAGAGCTTCCACTAGCATTGTGGCAGTCGTTTTAACAGCATAAGGTTTTGATTCCGTACCCACGTACACAGCCCTTATGTTCGAGGGGTCTATCCTAGCTCTCCTGAGGGCGTTCACTGAGGCCTCGTAAGCTATGGTGAAGGTGTCCTCGTCCAGACCAGGTACGCTCTTCTCATCGACCATTATGCCAGCTGCGTAACGCTTCCATTCTCTTCCCCACCCCCTAGCGAGCTCCTCTGATCTTATTCTCCACTTGGGTACGTAGACCCCCCACCCAACTATCCCAACTTTCCTGCTTGCCTTCATATGGTCTTCACCCTTCCTCTCACCGCACCATAGGGAGCATAGCAGTAATCGTCGAGGATTGCCGAGCTTGGCTGGAGCGATTACCTAAAAATATTTGTTGTACTAACGTGAAGCATAACACATAGTGATCTACTGGCCGAGAAGCCATAATTCGCTCCGAGTAAAAACCGTAATTTGATTAATTTTTAACCTCTTCCGATATGTAAGGAAAATTTACATATTGTACCACCTGCCCAGGAGCTTCAGGAGGAGGGAGCCTATCAGCACTATTGAGATTAGAGAACCAGCAAGCACGTAGATGAAGGTTACCGGGAAGGGAAGACCTAGTAGCTCATAGAGATATGAGGAGACTACTATAGATATTGTGAACGGCATCTGGGCTAATGCGAGAACCTTTCTTCTCCTGAGCCTCCACCCTAAATAAGCAGCTATTAAGTTGGCTAAGGAACCGCCTATAGCATCTACCACGCCGAAGGGCCCTAACAAGTTCGCGATGAAGCACCCTACTGATGTCCCTATTACTACGGGTGTCCCGAACAGCAATGATAGGGCTAGCAAAGAGTCGGAAATCCTCACTTGGATTTCGTAGAAGGATATGGGTGTTAAGGCGATCGTAATGGTCGCATATAAGGCAGCGAATACTGAGGTCATGGCCACCCTCATCGTTAACCCTTGATCCCTCATACGGCCTAGCCGCCGTCCAAGCTACTTTATAACCTTACCTGTCCCCAGGTACCATAGGTAGAGATCCAGTTCTCCCACGGGCATACCTGACCTCCTAGCTACGTGCTCTAGCAAGGACTCTATCTCTAGATACCTCCTTCTACTCAAACTCTTAGGTCTTTCCTCCAACAGACCGAACCTTAACAATACGTTGAGCACATGCAAGTCGATTATCGAGACATTCTTATATCCGATGTTCCTGAGGAAATGACTAGCCTCCTTATAGCCTAATCCCTTCACGTTCTTGACTAGCCACTCCCTAAGGAGCTTCTCATCCTTAAAGCTGTTCATCACATCCCTCAGTACTGGTACTAGCCTCCTAGCCCCTACTATGAACTCAGCTCTCCTCTTAGGATACCTATGACCTAACTCAGCTAGTCTCTCAGCGAGCTCTCTCTCGGTTAGCGTGAAGATACCGTCCCCTAGTGAGCGGAGGATCCTTAAGGCGCCCTCCGCGCTGAAGTTCGCAGTGAGTAGGCAGAAGACCAACTCCCTGAACAAGTCCTCATTACTCCCGTTCCTCAGCTCCTCGAACTCTTTCATCCTTCTCTTCACTATATCTCTAACCTGGCTGCTCTTCAGCTTATTTATCTCATCTAAAAGCTCCTCAACACCCAAATCAATCTCCCTCTAAACTATAAGTAACGAAAGCTCCCTCATCATCCTCCTCTATGACCTCTAGTTTTGACTTCACCCCGAATTCCTCTAAGAGCTGTCTGAAATCCTCGAAGTAATCGTAGAAACCGCAGGTCCTGCAGAAGTTACCGGAGAACTCCACTTTAATCGTCTTATCAGTGACCTGCAGTATGGTAGCAACGGATTCCCTTCCTCTAAGTGAATTGTACTTATCTATAGCCTTTAAAACGGCTTCCGAGATCTCGAGATTGGCCGGTTCGTATTTATGCTCCCACAAACCGTGTTTCGAGCACATCACCCTTACGGTGAAGGGACCATCGAGTTTACGGAAGGAAGCTTCGGGCCGGCTCATGAGATCCAAGTACTCCCTCGCACGCCGGGCTCCATCCTTAGCTACTTCTATCCAGAGGATCCTGCTTCCCTCGTTCATGTCATGTGGAACCAGTCCCACCTCGATTATCATCTCACCCTCATCTAGGTAAACTCTGGGCATATGATCTTCCGAGAATCCGATGGAATTGGGAGTCAACTGAGTCATGCTCTTACCGCAGCAGATAAGGGGGCTTTCTCTCGGTATATGCTCCTCCACGATCCTTCCGCATGAGGGACAGTAGAGGAACTTGGAGGTCCCCATGATACC is a window from the Candidatus Korarchaeum sp. genome containing:
- a CDS encoding QueT transporter family protein gives rise to the protein MRDQGLTMRVAMTSVFAALYATITIALTPISFYEIQVRISDSLLALSLLFGTPVVIGTSVGCFIANLLGPFGVVDAIGGSLANLIAAYLGWRLRRRKVLALAQMPFTISIVVSSYLYELLGLPFPVTFIYVLAGSLISIVLIGSLLLKLLGRWYNM
- a CDS encoding desulfoferrodoxin family protein; its protein translation is MGTSKFLYCPSCGRIVEEHIPRESPLICCGKSMTQLTPNSIGFSEDHMPRVYLDEGEMIIEVGLVPHDMNEGSRILWIEVAKDGARRAREYLDLMSRPEASFRKLDGPFTVRVMCSKHGLWEHKYEPANLEISEAVLKAIDKYNSLRGRESVATILQVTDKTIKVEFSGNFCRTCGFYDYFEDFRQLLEEFGVKSKLEVIEEDDEGAFVTYSLEGD
- a CDS encoding N-glycosylase/DNA lyase gives rise to the protein MGVEELLDEINKLKSSQVRDIVKRRMKEFEELRNGSNEDLFRELVFCLLTANFSAEGALRILRSLGDGIFTLTERELAERLAELGHRYPKRRAEFIVGARRLVPVLRDVMNSFKDEKLLREWLVKNVKGLGYKEASHFLRNIGYKNVSIIDLHVLNVLLRFGLLEERPKSLSRRRYLEIESLLEHVARRSGMPVGELDLYLWYLGTGKVIK